From Triticum aestivum cultivar Chinese Spring chromosome 7B, IWGSC CS RefSeq v2.1, whole genome shotgun sequence:
gtgccttaaggctgcaagggcctcggcgtccggaccatgacgctacaatggagatcaaggtgtcaagctggtgacgatggagatcatgacgatgctttggagatggagatcaaaggcacaagatgatgatggccatatcatgtcacatattttgattgcatgtcatgtatatcttttatgcatcttattttacttagtacggcagtagcattataagatgatccctcactaaaatttcaaggtataagtgttctccctgagtatgcaccattgtgaaagttcttcgtgctgagacaccatgtgatgatcgggtgtgataggctctacgttcacttACAACGGGTGCACGAcggttttgcacatgcggaatacttggggtTAAACATGATGAgcgtagcatgtacagacatggccttggaacactggagaccgaaatgtcgaatgcgaatcatatagtagatatgatccatatagagatgttcaccaatgaagactactccatctcacatgatgatcggacattgtttagtctatttggatcacgtgatcatttagatgactcgagggatgtctatctaagtgggagttcttatgtaatttgattaattgaactttaatttctcatgaacttagtcctgatagtatttgcaaattatgttgtatatcaatagctcgcgttatagctcccTGTGTTTTttatacgttcctagagaaaagttgaaagatgatagtagcaatgatgcagactgggtccatgatctgaggattatccttgttgctgcacagaagaattatgtccttgatgcaccgctaggtgacgaacctattgcaggagctgatgcagaagttatgaatgtttgacaagctcggtatgatgactacttgatagtttaatgcaccatgctttatcgcttagaaccgggacttcaaaaacattttgaacgccacagagcatatgagatgttccaagagtttttTTTTGAAGAGGTTTACAATATCCTTCCGATAGGATCTCAGAAAATCAGTACAAAACAACTTACAATCTAGTAGCAACATAGGAGAAACAATTATTTCGCACTGCAAATGAACTTCGGTAGGTAACAATGGATCACCGTTGTGATAGTCCTAAAACAAAAATTACTAGCCACATTGAAAACAAAATAACAGCACAACAGGAATTCACTCCTGTGGAGAATATATGTTGGTATGTATTGGTTTTAGGCTCTTAGCCTATGACCATCTTGTTATCTTCCAAGAAACTGTAGGTGGGCACCTCAAGGTTGTACGAGGCAGGGCCCTTGAGGATTCTGCCAGAGATGTCATAGTGGGAGCCATGGCACAGGTTGAACCAGCCACCAAAGTCTCCAGAGTTGGGAAGGGGAATGCAACCAAGATGAGTGCAGACACCAATAACCACCAGCCACTCTGGGTTCTTCACACGCTCAGCGTCTTGCTCTGGGTGGCGCAGGGATGCAACATCCACGATGTTGGCCAGCTTGATGTCATCGTCTCTCCGTCGCCTGATGAAGGCTGGCTTTCCATGCCACTTGACAGTCACTGTGCTGCCGGGTTCAATGCTGGATAGATCAACCTCAAGGGAAGCAAGTGCAAGCACATCCTTACTTGCTGACATTCTGACAAACTTCAAGACAAGGAGACCCAGCAGTGACGCATATACGAATCTCCCACCACTCAGAACAAAGTAGGCAAAGGCATGCTTGCTGGGATCTCCAAGAGGATATCTTTCATGGTTGTACCGGTCATAAAGGATATTTGAGTTGGGGTTCTTCAGTGCAGCAACAGTGGCTGGGAGTTCAACCAACCTAGCATCTTGGTTTCGTGGAAAAAGTGTTTCAGCCGAATAAAAGCCTCTCGCGGCGGTGAAGAAGGGGGACTCGATGGCGAACCGCCGCTGGTAGGTCGAACCATCGCCGTCGTCTCTCCTAGGTCTGCCGGCGCCGGCGAGCGGGCCCCTGGCTCCGCCGGTTGCCGCAGGGCGCCAGGAGAGGGAAGACGAGAGCCTCCTCCCCGCAACCTTCAGCATCTCGTTGGCGTCATCCTTGTCCTCCTCCGGTTGATTGGGGATGGTAGTCTAatcgatgttccaagagttgaaattggtatttcagactcatgcccatgtcgagaggtacgagacctctgacaagtactttgcctacaagatggaggagaatagctcaattaGTGAGCATGTATTCAGAATGgatgagtactacaattgcttgaatcaagtgggagttaatcttccagataagatagtgattgacagagttctctagtcactatcaccaagctactagaacttcgtgatgaactataatatgcaaggggtgacggaaacgattcccgagctctttgcgatgctgaaatcggcgaaggtagaaatcaagaaagagcatcaagtgttgatggttgacaagaccactagtttcaagtaaaagggcaagggaaagaatgggaacttcaagaagaatggcaagtaagttgccactcccatgaagaagcccaaagctagacctaatcctgaaactgagtgcttctactgcaaagggaatggtcactagaagtggaactaccccaaatatgtggcggataaaaaggatggcaaagtgaacaaaggtatatttgatatacagattattgatgtgaaccttactagtgtttgtagtagcctctaggtatttgataccggttcagttgctaagattagtaactcgaatcaggagttgcagaatgaacagagactagttaagggtgaggcgacgatgtgtgttggaagtgattccaaggttgatacgatcaccatcacacactcactctacctttgagattagtgttgaacctaaaataaatgttatttggtgtttgcgttaagcatgaatatgattggatcatgtttataacaatacagttattcatttaagttagagaataattgttgttctatttacatgaataaaaccttctgtggtcatacacccaaggtgaatggtttattgaatctcgatcgtagtgatacacatattcataatattgatggcaaaatatgcaaagttaataatgatagtgcaacatactcgtggcactgccgtttaggtcatattggtgtaaagcgcatgaagaaactccatgcagatggattttgGAATtagttgattatgaatcatttgatacttgcgaaccatgcctcatgggcaagatgactaagacttcattctccggaacagtggagcgagccactgacttattggaaataatacatactggtgtatgcggtccgatgagttgaggctcgcggtgggtatcgttacttttctgaccttcaaagatgatttgagcatatatgggtatatctacttgatgaaacacaaatctaaacatttcaaaagttcaaagaatttcatagtgaagtggagaatcatcgtaacaagaaaataaagtttctacgatctgatcgcggaggcgaatatttgagttacgagtttggccttcatttaaaacaatgtggaatagtttcacaactcatgccacctggaacaccacagtgtaatggtgtgttcgaatgtcgtaaccgtactttattagatatggtgcgatctacgatgtctcttaccgatttaccactatcgttttggggttatgcattagctgcattcactttaaatagggcaccaaataactccattgagatgacaccgtatgaactatggtttggcaagaaacctaagttgtcgtttcttaaagtttggggttgcgatgcttatgtgaaaaagcttcagcctgataagctcgaatccaaatcggagaagtgcatcttcataggatacccaaaagaaattgttgggtacaccttctatcacagatccgaaggcaagatctttgttgctaagaatggatcctttctagagaaggagttttctctcaaaagaagtgagtgggaggaaagtagaacttgatgaggtaattgtaccttctctagaattggaaaatagctcatcacaaaaattagttccagtgatgtctacaccaactagagaggaagcaaatgataatgatcatgaaacttcagatcaagttactaccgaacctcataggtcaaccagagcatgttccgcacctaagtggtacggtgatcctgttctgaaagtcttcttactagaccatgatgaacctacgaactatgaagaagcgatgatgagcccaggttctgataaatggcttgaggccatgaaatctgagataggatccatgtatgagaacaaagtatggactttggtggaatggCCCAATGATCgataagccattgagaataaatggatcttcaagaggaagacagacactgatggtagtgttactatctacaaagctcgacttattgcaaaaggttttcgacaagttcaaggcattgaatacgatgagattttctcactcgtagcgatgcttaagtttgtgtGAATCATGtttcaattgccgcattttatgattatgaatctggcaaatggacgtcaaaactgcattccttaatggatttcttaaagaagagttgtatatgatgcaaccagaaggttttgttgatcataaaggtgctaacaaagtgtgcaagctccagcaatccatttatggactggtgcaagcatgtcggagttggaatatacgctttgatgaggtgatcaaagcatatggttttatagagacttttggagaagcctgtatttacaagaaagtgagtgggagctctgtagcatttccaatattatatgtggatgacatattgttgattggaaattatatagaatttcttgatagcatataaggatacttgaataagagtttttcaatgaaagacctcggtgaagctgcttatatattgggcatcaagatctatagggatagattgagatgcttaataggacttttcacaaagtatataccttggtgaaattttgaagaagttcaaaatagatcagtcaaagaaagggttcttgtctgtgttgcaaggtgtgaaattgagtaagactcaaaatcgaccatggtagaaaatagaaagaaaatgaaagtcattcactgtgcctcagccataggttctataaagtatgatatgctatgaaccaaacctattgtgtaccttgccatgagtttggcaaaggggcacgatagtgatccaggagtgggtcactttacagcggtcaaagttatccttagttacctaagaggactaaggaaatatttgtcggttatggaggtgataaagagtttgttgtaaagagttatgttgatgcaagctttcgcactgattcagatgactctaagtc
This genomic window contains:
- the LOC123162336 gene encoding cytochrome b-c1 complex subunit Rieske, mitochondrial-like, translated to MLKVAGRRLSSSLSWRPAATGGARGPLAGAGRPRRDDGDGSTYQRRFAIESPFFTAARGFYSAETLFPRNQDARLVELPATVAALKNPNSNILYDRYNHERYPLGDPSKHAFAYFVLSGGRFVYASLLGLLVLKFVRMSASKDVLALASLEVDLSSIEPGSTVTVKWHGKPAFIRRRRDDDIKLANIVDVASLRHPEQDAERVKNPEWLVVIGVCTHLGCIPLPNSGDFGGWFNLCHGSHYDISGRILKGPASYNLEVPTYSFLEDNKMVIG